In one Rattus rattus isolate New Zealand chromosome 16, Rrattus_CSIRO_v1, whole genome shotgun sequence genomic region, the following are encoded:
- the Cdk2ap1 gene encoding cyclin-dependent kinase 2-associated protein 1 isoform X1, with amino-acid sequence MAGDILRRRQGEDSHICRRGPSRRQQKSARAPGRRSDGCGDVGAARPGPRPWPRRRRCARGLARLCLARPPPAGMSYKPNLTAHMPAAALNAGSVHSPSTSMATSSQYRQLLSDYGPPSLGYTQGTGNSQVPQSKYAELLAIIEELGKEIRPTYAGSKSAMERLKRGIIHARSLVRECLAETERNARS; translated from the exons ATGGCGGGTGATATACTGCGGCGGCGGCAGGGTGAGGACAGCCATATTTGCCGGCGCGGCCCGAGCCGGCGACAACAAAAAAGTGCGCGGGCTCCCGGCAGGCGCTCGGACGGGTGCGGGGACGTGGGGGCCGCCCGGCCCGGGCCTCGGCCTTGGCCTCGCCGCCGCCGCTGCGCTCGCGGCCTGGCCCGGCTCTGCCTGGCGCGCCCGCCGCCCGCGGGGATGTCGTACAAGCCGAACTTGACCGCGCACATGCCCGCCGCCGCCCTCAACGCCG GGAGTGTCCATTCACCGTCTACTAGCATGGCGACCTCCTCCCAGTATCGCCAGCTGCTGAGTGACTATGGGCCTCCATCGCTAGGCTACACCCAG GGAACTGGAAATAGCCAGGTGCCTCAGAGTAAATATGCAGAGCTGCTGGCCATCAttgaagagttggggaaagagaTCAGACCCACGTATGCAGGGAGCAAGAGCGCCATGGAGAGGCTAAAACGAG GCATCATTCATGCCCGAAGCCTGGTTCGGGAGTGCTTGGCTGAAACGGAACGGAACGCCAGGTCCTAG
- the Cdk2ap1 gene encoding cyclin-dependent kinase 2-associated protein 1 isoform X2 produces the protein MATSSQYRQLLSDYGPPSLGYTQGTGNSQVPQSKYAELLAIIEELGKEIRPTYAGSKSAMERLKRGIIHARSLVRECLAETERNARS, from the exons ATGGCGACCTCCTCCCAGTATCGCCAGCTGCTGAGTGACTATGGGCCTCCATCGCTAGGCTACACCCAG GGAACTGGAAATAGCCAGGTGCCTCAGAGTAAATATGCAGAGCTGCTGGCCATCAttgaagagttggggaaagagaTCAGACCCACGTATGCAGGGAGCAAGAGCGCCATGGAGAGGCTAAAACGAG GCATCATTCATGCCCGAAGCCTGGTTCGGGAGTGCTTGGCTGAAACGGAACGGAACGCCAGGTCCTAG
- the C16H12orf65 gene encoding probable peptide chain release factor C12orf65 homolog, mitochondrial encodes MRRPGKLRLLGPPWFIFSLNASGRGLVQKQVLPHQATSSMSTWASLRLPAPLIRICSGNWGLRLREKPALLFPGMAAAAVQVAGRKDYPALLPLNESELEEQFVKGHGPGGQATNKTSNCVVLKHVPSGIVVKCHQTRSVDQNRKMARKILQEKVDVFYNGENSPIHKEKLEGERRKREKKKRAKETLEKKKLLKELWEASQNITEKKAEADGIPRDFRE; translated from the exons ATGCGCAGACCTGGAAAACTCAGACTTCTCGGTCCACCGTGGTTTATTTTCTCGCTGAATGCTTCCGGCCGGGGGCTGGTGCAGAAACAG GTCCTGCCACACCAAGCCACGTCTTCCATGAGCACCTGGGCTTCGCTCCGTCTCCCTGCACCATTGATCAGGATATGCTCTGGCAACTGGGGGCTAAGGCTTCGGGAGAAGCCAGCACTGCTCTTCCCAGGAATGGCTGCCGCTGCTGTGCAGGTGGCAGGCAGGAAGGACTATCCTGCTCTGCTTCCCCTGAATGAGAGCGAGCTCGAAGAACAGTTCGTAAAAGGACATGGTCCAGGGGGCCAGGCCACCAACAAAACCAGCAACTGTGTAGTGCTCAAACACGTACCCTCCGGCATTGTAGTCAAG TGCCACCAAACACGATCTGTGGATCAAAACAGAAAGATGGCTCGGAAAATCCTCCAGGAGAAAGTGGATGTTTTCTACAATGGTGAAAACAGCCCTATTCACAAAGAGAAGCTTGAGGGTGAGAGGAGAAAgcgagagaagaagaaaagagcaaaggagactctagaaaagaagaagttaTTGAAAGAACTATGGGAAGCAAGTCAAAACATCACCGAGAAAAAGGCTGAAGCTGATGGCATACCAAGAGACTTCCGGGAATAA